In one window of Methanoculleus chikugoensis DNA:
- a CDS encoding transcriptional regulator has protein sequence MPVPAFASSPLGFTLTMRMDMLNESSLRKMELNERQILAVERVKVEGSITSGAYQSLTGVSAATAFRDLKALVDRGILEQVSPSRRNTRYVLRERPS, from the coding sequence ATGCCGGTTCCCGCCTTCGCCAGCAGCCCGCTTGGGTTCACCCTGACGATGCGGATGGATATGCTGAACGAGAGTTCCCTTCGGAAGATGGAACTGAATGAACGGCAGATCCTTGCGGTGGAACGGGTCAAGGTCGAGGGGAGCATCACGAGCGGTGCCTATCAATCACTCACCGGCGTCTCGGCAGCGACGGCTTTCAGGGATCTCAAGGCCCTGGTTGACCGTGGTATCCTGGAGCAGGTGAGCCCGTCGAGGAGGAATACACGATATGTCCTGCGGGAGAGGCCATCATGA
- a CDS encoding ATP-binding protein gives MPSRVPVPAIREALLNALIHRDYFNNTVQTQVKIFDDHIRFHNPGHLPEGVTIDMILKEHYSYHRNPKVAEIFYRAGFVERYGSGIEYAGRGVRVHHVPGLSNATDRASGGSLQPSAAPGCRFPPSPAARLGSP, from the coding sequence GTGCCGAGCAGGGTTCCGGTGCCGGCGATCCGGGAGGCGCTTCTCAACGCGCTCATCCACCGCGATTACTTCAACAACACGGTCCAGACGCAGGTCAAGATCTTTGACGACCATATCCGCTTCCACAATCCCGGCCATCTCCCCGAAGGCGTTACCATCGATATGATCCTCAAAGAGCACTACTCTTACCACCGCAACCCGAAGGTTGCCGAGATTTTCTACCGTGCCGGGTTTGTCGAACGCTACGGATCGGGCATCGAGTACGCTGGACGAGGGGTTCGAGTCCATCATGTGCCGGGTTTGTCGAACGCTACGGATCGGGCATCGGGCGGATCATTACAGCCTTCCGCAGCGCCGGGATGCCGGTTCCCGCCTTCGCCAGCAGCCCGCTTGGGTTCACCCTGA
- a CDS encoding GNAT family N-acetyltransferase: protein MSALRSASRIAGTGTLLGTTIKRVFVHPSRQRRGYGALLMHALESEALRRGIRRVDLSASLPSKRFYDRLGYATECEDYIPVGNGKRLDYYAMAKTLDAGR, encoded by the coding sequence ATGAGCGCGTTGAGAAGCGCCTCCCGGATCGCCGGCACCGGAACCCTGCTCGGCACGACGATCAAACGGGTTTTCGTGCACCCCTCCCGCCAGCGCAGGGGATACGGCGCCCTCCTGATGCATGCCCTGGAGAGCGAGGCGCTCCGCCGCGGGATACGAAGAGTCGATCTCTCCGCCTCGCTGCCGTCGAAGCGGTTCTATGACCGGCTGGGATACGCGACGGAATGCGAGGATTACATCCCCGTCGGGAACGGGAAAAGGCTGGACTACTACGCGATGGCAAAGACCCTGGACGCAG